One window from the genome of Streptomyces sp. NBC_01476 encodes:
- a CDS encoding exonuclease domain-containing protein: MTHWSEGPLAAFDTETTGVDVERDRIVSAALVVEPAPGQPAEVIRWLVDPGVPMPEAAQAVHGLSEDFLRRHGRRPGPVLEEIARELAARCAAGVPLVVMNAPFDLTLLDRELKRHRGAALSAYFQGPAWCVLDPRVLDKHLDRYRKGRRTLTDLCALYGVPLTDAHDAAADAAASLILTRAIARRYAERLAALSRLELHSRQAVWHAAQSRGLQAWFARNGSDETCDPAWPLRPDPPATAAA; encoded by the coding sequence ATGACGCACTGGTCCGAGGGCCCGCTGGCCGCTTTCGACACCGAGACGACCGGTGTGGACGTGGAGCGGGACCGCATCGTCTCCGCCGCGCTGGTCGTGGAGCCCGCGCCGGGACAACCGGCCGAGGTCATCCGGTGGTTGGTGGATCCGGGGGTGCCGATGCCGGAAGCGGCGCAGGCGGTGCACGGGCTGTCGGAGGACTTCCTGCGGCGCCACGGCCGGCGGCCCGGGCCGGTGCTGGAGGAGATCGCCCGGGAGCTGGCGGCCCGCTGCGCGGCCGGCGTGCCGCTGGTGGTGATGAACGCGCCCTTCGATCTCACCCTGCTGGACCGGGAGTTGAAGCGCCACCGGGGCGCCGCGCTCAGTGCGTACTTCCAGGGTCCGGCGTGGTGCGTGCTGGACCCCCGGGTCCTCGACAAGCATCTGGACCGCTACCGCAAGGGCCGCCGCACCCTCACCGACCTCTGCGCCCTGTACGGCGTCCCGCTGACCGACGCCCATGACGCGGCGGCCGACGCCGCCGCGTCCCTCATCCTGACCCGCGCCATAGCCCGCCGCTACGCCGAACGCCTCGCCGCGCTGAGCCGGCTGGAACTCCACTCCCGCCAGGCCGTCTGGCACGCCGCCCAGTCCCGCGGCCTCCAGGCCTGGTTCGCCCGCAACGGCTCCGACGAAACCTGCGACCCCGCCTGGCCCCTCCGCCCGGACCCCCCTGCCACCGCGGCCGCCTGA
- the pgsA gene encoding phosphatidylinositol phosphate synthase yields MLNKYARAFFTRVLTPFAAFLIRKGVSPDAVTLIGTAGVVAGALAFYPRGEFFWGTVVITLFVFSDLVDGNMARQMGRSSRWGAFLDSTLDRVADGAVFGGLAMWYAGHGNDQVLCAVSIFCLASGQVVSYTKARGEAIGLPVKVNGLVERSERLVITLVLCGLSGFHRTFGVPGIQWLLPIALWVVAVGSLITLIQRVVTVRRESAEADAALARETADQGSGA; encoded by the coding sequence ATGCTGAACAAGTACGCGCGTGCGTTCTTCACGCGTGTTCTCACGCCGTTCGCCGCGTTTCTCATCCGCAAGGGGGTCAGCCCCGACGCCGTGACCCTGATCGGCACCGCGGGAGTCGTCGCCGGCGCGCTGGCCTTCTACCCCAGGGGCGAGTTCTTCTGGGGCACGGTCGTCATCACGCTCTTCGTCTTCTCCGACCTGGTGGACGGGAACATGGCCCGCCAGATGGGCCGCTCCAGCCGCTGGGGCGCCTTCCTGGACTCCACCTTGGACCGGGTCGCCGACGGAGCCGTCTTCGGCGGCCTGGCCATGTGGTACGCGGGCCACGGCAACGACCAGGTGCTCTGCGCGGTGTCCATCTTCTGCCTGGCCAGCGGCCAGGTGGTGTCCTACACCAAGGCCCGCGGCGAGGCGATCGGCCTGCCGGTCAAGGTCAACGGCCTGGTGGAGCGGTCCGAGCGGCTGGTCATCACCCTGGTGCTCTGCGGGCTCTCCGGTTTCCACCGGACCTTCGGCGTGCCCGGTATCCAGTGGCTGCTGCCGATCGCCCTGTGGGTGGTCGCCGTGGGCAGCCTGATCACCCTGATCCAGCGGGTGGTCACGGTCCGCCGGGAGTCGGCGGAGGCGGACGCGGCGCTCGCCCGCGAGACCGCCGACCAGGGGAGCGGCGCGTGA
- the thrS gene encoding threonine--tRNA ligase translates to MSDLRVIIKRDSAEPEERVVTTGTTAAELFPGERSVVAARVAGELKDLAYEVADGDEVEPVDITSQDGLSILRHSTAHVMAQAVQELFPEAKLGIGPPVKDGFYYDFDVEKPFTPDDLKAIEKKMQEIQKRGQRFSRREVTDEEARRELAAEPYKLELIGLKGGADPEDAADGAEVEVGSNQLTIYDNLDAKTGELCWKDLCRGPHLPTTRSIPAFKLMRNAAAYWRGSEKNPQLQRIYGTAWPTREELKAYLDFLVEAEKRDHRKLGAELDLFSFPDELGSGLAVFHPKGGVIRKEMEAYSRRRHEESGYEFVNTPHITKAKLFETSGHLPHYAEGMFPPMEFEGQDYYLKAMNCPMHNLIFDARGRSYRELPLRLFEFGTVYRFEKSGVVHGLTRARGFTQDDSHIYCTKEQVPDELDSLLTFVLNLLRDYGLNDFYLELSTRGDSDKFIGGEEEWAEATEQLRQAAGKQGLELVMDPGGAAFYGPKISVQARDAIGRTWQMSTIQVDFQQPARFHLEYTAADGSRQQPVMIHRALFGSIERFFAVLLEHYAGAFPAWLAPVQAVGIPVGDAHVPYLQEFAAEAKRKGLRVEVDASSDRMQKKIRTHQKQKVPFMIIVGDDDMTGGTVSFRYRDGSQENGIPRDEALAKLVDVVERRVQV, encoded by the coding sequence GTGTCAGACCTCCGTGTGATCATCAAACGTGATTCCGCCGAACCGGAAGAGCGAGTGGTCACGACGGGCACGACCGCGGCCGAGCTGTTCCCGGGCGAGCGGTCGGTGGTCGCCGCCCGCGTCGCCGGTGAGCTGAAGGACCTCGCCTACGAGGTGGCCGACGGCGACGAGGTCGAGCCCGTCGACATCACCAGCCAGGACGGCCTCAGCATCCTGCGGCACTCCACCGCGCACGTCATGGCCCAGGCCGTGCAGGAGCTCTTCCCCGAGGCGAAGCTCGGCATCGGCCCGCCGGTCAAGGACGGCTTCTACTACGACTTCGACGTCGAGAAGCCCTTCACCCCCGATGACCTCAAGGCCATCGAGAAGAAGATGCAGGAGATCCAGAAGCGCGGCCAGCGCTTCTCCCGCCGCGAGGTCACCGACGAGGAGGCCCGCAGGGAACTGGCCGCCGAGCCGTACAAGCTGGAGCTGATCGGCCTCAAGGGCGGCGCCGACCCCGAGGACGCCGCCGACGGCGCCGAGGTCGAGGTGGGCAGCAACCAGCTCACCATCTACGACAACCTCGACGCCAAGACCGGCGAGCTGTGCTGGAAGGACCTCTGCCGGGGCCCGCACCTGCCCACCACCCGCAGCATCCCGGCGTTCAAGCTGATGCGCAACGCCGCCGCGTACTGGCGGGGCAGCGAGAAGAACCCGCAGCTCCAGCGGATCTACGGCACCGCGTGGCCCACCAGGGAAGAGCTCAAGGCGTACCTCGACTTCCTGGTGGAGGCCGAGAAGCGCGACCACCGCAAGCTCGGCGCCGAGCTGGACCTGTTCTCCTTCCCGGACGAGCTGGGCTCGGGCCTGGCCGTCTTCCACCCCAAGGGCGGGGTGATCCGCAAGGAGATGGAGGCGTACTCGCGGCGCCGCCACGAGGAGTCCGGGTACGAGTTCGTCAACACCCCGCACATCACCAAGGCCAAGCTCTTCGAGACCTCCGGCCACCTGCCGCACTACGCCGAAGGCATGTTCCCGCCCATGGAGTTCGAGGGGCAGGACTACTACCTCAAGGCCATGAACTGCCCGATGCACAACCTGATCTTCGACGCGCGCGGGCGGTCCTACCGTGAACTGCCGCTGCGGCTCTTCGAGTTCGGCACGGTGTACCGGTTCGAGAAGTCCGGTGTGGTGCACGGCCTGACAAGGGCCCGCGGCTTCACCCAGGACGACTCGCACATCTACTGCACCAAGGAGCAGGTGCCCGACGAGCTGGACTCCCTGCTCACCTTCGTGCTGAACCTGCTGCGCGACTACGGGCTGAACGACTTCTACCTGGAGCTGTCGACCCGGGGCGACTCGGACAAGTTCATCGGCGGCGAGGAGGAGTGGGCCGAGGCCACCGAGCAGCTGCGGCAGGCGGCCGGGAAGCAGGGCCTGGAACTGGTCATGGACCCGGGTGGCGCCGCCTTCTACGGCCCGAAGATCTCGGTCCAGGCGCGCGACGCCATCGGGCGGACCTGGCAGATGTCCACGATCCAGGTGGACTTCCAGCAGCCGGCCCGCTTCCACCTGGAGTACACCGCGGCCGACGGCTCCCGGCAGCAGCCGGTGATGATCCACCGGGCGCTCTTCGGCTCCATCGAGCGGTTCTTCGCGGTGCTGCTCGAGCACTACGCGGGCGCTTTCCCGGCGTGGCTGGCGCCGGTGCAGGCGGTCGGCATCCCGGTCGGCGACGCGCACGTGCCGTACCTGCAGGAGTTCGCCGCCGAGGCGAAGCGCAAGGGGCTGCGGGTCGAGGTGGACGCGTCCTCCGACCGCATGCAGAAGAAGATCCGCACGCACCAGAAGCAGAAGGTGCCGTTCATGATCATCGTCGGTGACGACGACATGACCGGCGGCACGGTCTCCTTCCGCTACCGGGACGGCTCGCAGGAGAACGGCATCCCGCGCGACGAGGCGCTCGCCAAGCTGGTGGACGTGGTGGAGCGCCGGGTCCAGGTCTGA
- a CDS encoding SRPBCC family protein encodes MDRWSHYRFRSVWELAADPDTVYGVLERPDRYPDWWPQVREVARTDDSSGTLRFRSVLPYDLVVTARATVQDPGRRVLEVAMAGDLEGTVRWTVLPAAPELPPGGTHLVFEQDVVVCKPLMRLFALPCRPLFIANHALMMRGGRTGLLARLAADAGNVV; translated from the coding sequence ATGGACCGCTGGAGCCACTACCGATTCCGCAGTGTCTGGGAACTCGCCGCCGACCCCGACACGGTCTACGGCGTGCTGGAGCGGCCCGACCGCTACCCCGACTGGTGGCCGCAGGTGCGCGAGGTGGCCCGGACCGACGACTCCAGCGGCACCCTGCGCTTCCGCTCGGTCCTCCCGTACGACCTCGTCGTCACCGCCCGCGCCACCGTGCAGGACCCCGGGCGCCGCGTCCTCGAAGTCGCCATGGCCGGCGACCTGGAGGGCACCGTCCGCTGGACCGTCCTCCCCGCCGCGCCCGAACTCCCGCCCGGCGGCACCCACTTGGTCTTCGAGCAGGACGTCGTGGTCTGCAAGCCCCTGATGCGGCTCTTCGCCCTGCCGTGCCGCCCGCTCTTCATCGCCAACCACGCCCTGATGATGCGCGGCGGCCGGACCGGGCTGCTCGCCCGACTCGCCGCAGACGCGGGCAATGTGGTTTGA
- a CDS encoding CGNR zinc finger domain-containing protein — protein sequence MLINHDTRCALDSVVDLVNTQPQIEGREGLGDVAALRGFVERNQVSEVGRLDQRDILAVQAVRARFTEVFAATDDASAARMLNAMIAEAGTTPRLTDHDAYDWHVHYFAPGASLADHLAADCGMALAFLIVAGERDRLRRCDAPDCRRAFVDLSRNRSRRYCDSRTCGNRLHVAAYRARRREASA from the coding sequence GTGCTGATCAACCACGACACCAGGTGCGCGCTCGACAGCGTGGTCGACCTGGTCAACACCCAGCCGCAGATCGAAGGGCGGGAGGGCCTCGGGGACGTCGCCGCCCTGCGCGGCTTCGTGGAGCGCAACCAGGTCAGCGAGGTCGGCCGGCTCGACCAGCGCGACATCCTGGCCGTCCAGGCGGTCCGCGCCCGGTTCACCGAGGTCTTCGCCGCAACCGACGACGCGTCGGCGGCCCGCATGCTGAACGCGATGATCGCCGAGGCCGGCACCACCCCGCGGCTCACCGACCACGACGCGTACGACTGGCATGTGCACTACTTCGCACCAGGCGCCTCGCTCGCCGACCACCTGGCGGCCGACTGCGGCATGGCGCTGGCCTTCCTGATCGTCGCGGGCGAACGGGACCGGCTGCGGCGCTGCGACGCCCCCGACTGCCGGCGGGCCTTCGTGGACCTGTCCCGCAACCGCTCCCGCCGCTACTGCGACAGCCGCACCTGCGGGAACCGGCTGCACGTCGCCGCGTACCGGGCCCGCAGGCGCGAGGCCAGCGCCTGA
- a CDS encoding DUF4365 domain-containing protein, translated as MALAQPEPSRLLPEPAAAFRGGIATTSCMETLQVGYLHAVAAAAGCSLAQPFPDNGIDWHLSHSSRAHAVDDEVTIKVQLKSTYQLAPHPPGPTFAFTLDNDHLAKLARTPVSVHKILVVMIVPRTQEEWLRASHDRLELRHCCYWTNLAGHAVTGRNRTTVRIPTTRIFDDRALCEIMARVGAGGKP; from the coding sequence ATGGCGCTCGCACAGCCAGAACCGTCACGGCTGCTGCCGGAACCCGCGGCGGCGTTCCGCGGCGGGATCGCCACCACCAGCTGCATGGAGACCCTGCAGGTGGGCTACCTGCACGCGGTCGCCGCCGCCGCGGGCTGCTCGCTCGCCCAGCCCTTCCCCGACAACGGCATCGACTGGCACCTCAGCCACAGCTCGCGCGCCCACGCGGTGGACGACGAGGTCACCATCAAGGTGCAGCTCAAGAGCACCTATCAGCTCGCCCCGCACCCGCCCGGCCCCACCTTCGCCTTCACCCTGGACAACGACCACCTGGCCAAACTCGCCAGGACCCCGGTGTCGGTGCACAAGATCCTGGTCGTGATGATCGTCCCCCGCACCCAGGAGGAGTGGCTGCGCGCCAGCCACGACCGGCTGGAGCTGCGGCACTGCTGCTACTGGACGAACCTGGCGGGCCACGCCGTGACCGGCCGGAACAGGACCACCGTGCGGATACCCACCACCCGGATCTTCGACGACCGGGCGCTGTGCGAGATCATGGCCCGCGTCGGAGCCGGAGGAAAACCGTGA
- a CDS encoding elongation factor G-like protein EF-G2, producing MGGASDRRDTTPGAAGRAPAAGRPEKVRNVVLVGHSGAGKTTLVEALALTTGAVNRAGRVEDGGSVSDHDEIEQRQQRSVQLSCVPVAWGGCKVNLLDTPGYADFVGELRAGLRAADAALFVVSAAQDGEGIGGATRMVWEECAAVGMPRAVVVTHLEAVRAGFEEMAAQCARELGGDDPDAVLPLYLPVHGPAGPDGHAPVTGLAGLLSQRVYDYSTGERTESAPGPGLLPSLARARDRLIEGIIAGSEDETLMDRYLGGEELDPRTLVADLERAVARGTFHPVLAAAPAADGARQGLGTVELLELVTGGFPTPLERDLPAVTGPDGGNRPLLACDPDGPLAAEVVKTSSDPYVGRISLVRVFSGTLRPDETVHVSGHGMTDRGHEDHDVDERVGALTSPFGKHQRPVPSAGAGDLVCVARLASAETGDTLSAKDRPLLMEPWQMPDPLLPVAIEAHSKADEDKLSQGLSRLVAEDPTMRLEQNPDTRQVVLWCLGEAHADVALERLRSRYGVQVDAVAHRVSLRETFGEPATARGRHVKQSGGHGQFAICEIEVEPLPVGSGIEFVDKVIGGAVPRQFIPSVEKGIRAQAARGVALGFPVVDIRVTLTDGKAHSVDSSDAAFQTAGALALREAAAAARIHLLEPVAEVGVMVPDEYVGPVMSDLSGRRGRVLGTEPAGPGRTLVRADVPEIEIGRYAVDLRSVSHGTGRFSRRYARHEPMPAGVAARLRQEEERERAAHPR from the coding sequence ATGGGTGGTGCATCCGACAGGAGAGACACGACGCCAGGGGCCGCCGGCAGAGCACCGGCGGCCGGCCGCCCCGAGAAGGTGCGCAATGTGGTGCTGGTCGGCCACAGCGGAGCGGGCAAGACGACGCTGGTGGAGGCGCTCGCGCTGACCACCGGAGCGGTGAACAGGGCGGGCCGGGTCGAGGACGGCGGCTCGGTCTCCGACCACGACGAGATTGAACAGCGGCAGCAGCGCTCCGTACAGCTGTCCTGCGTCCCGGTCGCATGGGGCGGATGCAAGGTCAATCTGCTGGACACCCCCGGCTACGCGGACTTCGTCGGGGAACTCAGGGCCGGTCTGCGGGCAGCGGACGCGGCCCTTTTCGTCGTCTCGGCGGCGCAGGACGGCGAGGGCATCGGCGGGGCCACCCGCATGGTGTGGGAGGAGTGCGCGGCGGTCGGGATGCCCCGGGCCGTGGTGGTCACGCACCTGGAGGCGGTCCGGGCCGGCTTCGAGGAGATGGCCGCCCAGTGCGCCCGGGAGCTGGGCGGCGACGATCCCGACGCGGTGCTGCCGCTGTACCTGCCGGTGCACGGCCCGGCAGGTCCTGACGGCCACGCGCCGGTCACCGGCCTGGCCGGCCTGCTCTCGCAGCGGGTGTACGACTACAGCACCGGCGAGCGCACCGAGTCCGCGCCGGGGCCCGGCCTGCTGCCGTCGCTGGCGCGGGCCCGTGACCGGCTCATCGAGGGGATCATCGCCGGGAGCGAGGACGAGACCTTGATGGACCGCTATCTCGGCGGCGAGGAACTCGACCCCAGGACCCTGGTGGCCGACCTGGAGCGGGCGGTGGCCCGCGGCACCTTCCACCCGGTGCTGGCCGCGGCGCCCGCCGCCGACGGCGCCCGGCAGGGTCTGGGCACCGTGGAACTGCTGGAGCTGGTCACCGGCGGCTTCCCGACCCCGCTGGAGCGGGACCTGCCGGCGGTCACCGGCCCGGACGGCGGCAACCGGCCGCTGCTGGCCTGTGACCCCGACGGACCGCTGGCCGCCGAGGTGGTCAAGACCTCCTCCGACCCGTACGTCGGCCGGATCAGCCTGGTGCGGGTCTTCTCCGGCACCCTGCGGCCGGACGAGACCGTCCACGTCTCCGGGCACGGCATGACCGACCGGGGACACGAGGACCACGACGTGGACGAGCGGGTCGGAGCGCTGACCTCCCCGTTCGGCAAGCACCAGCGGCCGGTGCCGTCGGCGGGGGCCGGCGACCTGGTCTGTGTGGCCCGGCTGGCCAGTGCCGAGACCGGCGACACCCTCTCGGCGAAGGACCGGCCGCTGCTGATGGAGCCGTGGCAGATGCCCGACCCGCTGCTGCCGGTGGCCATCGAGGCGCACAGCAAGGCCGACGAGGACAAGCTGTCGCAGGGCCTGTCCCGGCTGGTCGCCGAGGACCCCACGATGCGCCTGGAGCAGAACCCGGACACCCGCCAGGTGGTCCTGTGGTGTCTCGGCGAGGCGCACGCCGACGTGGCGCTGGAGCGGCTGCGCAGCCGTTACGGAGTCCAGGTCGACGCCGTCGCCCACCGGGTGTCGCTGCGGGAGACCTTCGGCGAACCGGCCACCGCCCGCGGCCGGCACGTCAAACAGTCCGGCGGGCACGGCCAGTTCGCGATCTGCGAGATCGAGGTGGAGCCGCTGCCGGTGGGCTCGGGGATCGAGTTCGTCGACAAGGTGATCGGCGGCGCCGTGCCCCGGCAGTTCATCCCTTCGGTGGAGAAGGGCATCAGGGCGCAGGCCGCCCGCGGGGTGGCGCTCGGCTTCCCGGTGGTGGACATCAGGGTCACCCTCACCGACGGCAAGGCGCACTCGGTGGACTCCTCCGACGCCGCCTTCCAGACCGCGGGCGCGCTGGCGCTGCGGGAGGCCGCCGCGGCCGCCCGGATCCATCTGCTGGAGCCGGTCGCCGAGGTGGGCGTGATGGTCCCGGACGAGTACGTCGGCCCGGTGATGAGCGACCTGTCCGGGCGGCGCGGCCGGGTGCTCGGCACCGAACCGGCCGGCCCAGGCCGCACTCTGGTGCGCGCCGACGTCCCGGAGATCGAGATCGGCCGCTACGCGGTCGACCTGCGCTCGGTCTCGCACGGCACCGGCCGCTTCAGCCGGCGGTACGCCCGTCATGAGCCGATGCCGGCCGGTGTCGCCGCGCGGCTGCGGCAGGAGGAGGAGCGGGAGCGCGCGGCGCATCCCCGGTGA
- a CDS encoding potassium channel family protein has product MDADSRVARWEARAEIPLFIAALLYLGSYAVRVLDRGLPPAWIDLCLAVTCATWASFAVDYAVRWRLGGPRRFLVYLRRHPLDTVVLVLPLLRPLRIIHLYDAVQRRRDEPRLSLYGRVIAYAGTTAVLLGFAGALAVFQAERDAPGATIRTFGDAVWWTASTLTTVGYGDITPVTPLGRTIATGLMICGVALLGAVTGAFSSWLIQTFTRDDERPPAG; this is encoded by the coding sequence ATGGACGCCGACAGCCGCGTGGCCCGATGGGAGGCCCGCGCCGAGATCCCGCTGTTCATCGCCGCCCTGCTCTACCTCGGCTCCTACGCGGTGCGGGTGCTCGACCGCGGTCTGCCGCCCGCCTGGATCGACCTCTGCCTGGCCGTCACCTGCGCGACCTGGGCGTCCTTCGCCGTCGACTACGCGGTCCGCTGGCGGCTCGGCGGACCGCGGCGGTTCCTGGTGTACCTGCGCCGCCACCCGCTGGACACCGTCGTCCTGGTGCTCCCGCTGCTGCGCCCGCTGCGGATCATCCACCTCTACGACGCGGTGCAGCGGCGCCGCGACGAGCCCCGGCTGAGCCTGTACGGCCGGGTCATCGCGTACGCCGGGACAACCGCCGTCCTGCTCGGCTTCGCCGGCGCGCTCGCCGTCTTCCAGGCGGAACGCGACGCCCCTGGGGCCACCATCCGCACCTTCGGCGACGCGGTGTGGTGGACCGCCTCCACCCTCACCACGGTCGGTTACGGCGACATCACCCCGGTCACCCCGCTGGGCCGGACCATCGCGACCGGCCTGATGATCTGCGGCGTTGCGCTGCTGGGCGCGGTCACGGGTGCGTTCTCCTCCTGGCTGATCCAGACCTTCACCCGGGACGACGAGCGGCCCCCGGCCGGCTGA
- a CDS encoding HIT family protein, translating to MLSGMTSEPEQQIGVGEPDAFQRLWTPHRMAYIQGENKPTGPGAGDGCPFCALPAKSDEDALIIRRGAHVYAVLNLYPYNSGHLMVVPYRHVADYTALDADETAELAELTKQAMTALRSASGAHGFNIGMNQGSVAGAGIAAHLHQHVVPRWGGDMNFMPVVGHTKVLPQLLADTRKILADAWAV from the coding sequence ATGCTGAGCGGCATGACGAGTGAGCCGGAGCAGCAGATCGGGGTGGGGGAGCCGGACGCGTTCCAGCGGCTGTGGACCCCGCACCGGATGGCGTACATCCAGGGTGAGAACAAGCCCACCGGCCCGGGTGCCGGCGACGGTTGTCCGTTCTGCGCGCTGCCGGCCAAGTCGGACGAGGACGCGCTGATCATCCGGCGGGGCGCTCACGTGTACGCGGTGCTCAACCTCTACCCGTACAACAGCGGGCATCTGATGGTGGTGCCGTACCGGCACGTCGCGGACTACACCGCGCTGGACGCCGACGAGACGGCGGAACTCGCCGAGCTGACCAAGCAGGCCATGACGGCGCTGCGGTCCGCCTCGGGCGCGCACGGCTTCAACATCGGCATGAACCAGGGCTCGGTGGCCGGGGCCGGGATCGCCGCGCATCTGCACCAGCACGTGGTGCCGCGGTGGGGCGGCGACATGAACTTCATGCCGGTGGTCGGGCACACGAAGGTGCTGCCGCAGCTGCTGGCGGACACCCGGAAGATACTGGCCGACGCCTGGGCGGTGTGA
- a CDS encoding phosphatidylinositol mannoside acyltransferase, with product MKERLTDGLYGLGWGAVRTLPEPAARALGRGIADVAWRQRGKGVQRLEANLARVVPDAGPRELRELSRAGMRSYLRYWMESFRLPAWSKDRIRGGFAPADVHYLTDGLAAGKGVILALPHMGNYDLAGAWVTTKLETPFTTVAERLKPETLYDRFVAYRESLGMEVLPHTGGAAFGTLARRLRAGGLVCLVADRDLSTSGVEVEFFGERTRMPAGPAMLAQQTGALLLPVTLWYDDTPVMQGRVHPPVPVPAGGDRASRTSTMTQALADAYASGIAAHPRDWHMLQRLWLADLTPRPAAIPGVAPVDTVGSRPDRSGTENP from the coding sequence GTGAAGGAGCGCCTGACCGACGGCTTGTACGGACTGGGCTGGGGCGCGGTCAGGACGCTGCCCGAGCCGGCCGCCCGGGCGCTCGGCCGCGGCATCGCGGACGTGGCGTGGCGGCAGCGCGGCAAGGGCGTGCAGCGGCTGGAGGCGAACCTCGCGCGGGTGGTGCCGGACGCCGGACCGCGGGAGCTGCGGGAGCTGTCCCGCGCCGGCATGCGCTCCTACCTGCGGTACTGGATGGAGTCCTTCCGGCTGCCCGCCTGGAGCAAGGACCGTATCCGCGGCGGCTTCGCCCCCGCCGACGTGCACTACCTCACCGACGGGCTCGCGGCCGGCAAGGGCGTGATCCTGGCGCTGCCGCACATGGGCAACTACGACCTGGCCGGCGCGTGGGTCACCACCAAGCTGGAGACGCCCTTCACCACCGTCGCCGAACGCCTGAAACCCGAGACGCTCTACGACCGCTTCGTCGCCTACCGGGAGAGCCTGGGCATGGAGGTGCTGCCGCACACCGGCGGCGCCGCCTTCGGCACCCTGGCCCGCCGGCTGCGGGCCGGCGGGCTGGTCTGTCTGGTCGCCGACCGGGACCTGTCCACCAGCGGCGTCGAGGTCGAGTTCTTCGGCGAGCGGACCCGGATGCCCGCCGGGCCCGCGATGCTCGCCCAGCAGACCGGGGCGCTGCTGCTGCCGGTCACCCTCTGGTACGACGACACGCCCGTCATGCAGGGCCGGGTGCACCCGCCCGTCCCGGTGCCGGCCGGCGGCGACCGCGCCTCCCGTACCAGCACGATGACCCAGGCGCTCGCCGACGCGTACGCCTCCGGCATCGCCGCGCACCCCCGTGACTGGCACATGCTGCAGCGGCTCTGGCTCGCCGACCTGACGCCGCGCCCGGCCGCGATCCCCGGGGTGGCCCCGGTGGACACCGTCGGCAGCCGGCCCGATCGTTCCGGAACGGAGAATCCTTGA
- a CDS encoding SsgA family sporulation/cell division regulator — MNTTVSCELHLRLVVSSESSLPVPAGLRYDTADPYAVHATFHTGAEETVEWVFARDLLAEGLHRPTGTGDVRVWPSRSHGQGVVCIALSSPEGEALLEAPARALESFLKRTDAAVPPGTEHRHFDLDTELSHILAES, encoded by the coding sequence ATGAACACCACGGTCAGCTGCGAGCTGCACCTGCGCCTCGTCGTGTCGAGCGAATCCTCACTGCCTGTACCCGCGGGCTTGCGGTACGACACGGCCGATCCGTATGCCGTGCACGCCACCTTCCACACAGGCGCCGAAGAGACGGTCGAATGGGTGTTCGCCCGCGACCTGCTCGCCGAGGGGCTGCACCGCCCCACCGGCACTGGCGACGTCCGAGTCTGGCCGTCCCGCAGCCACGGTCAGGGCGTCGTGTGCATCGCCCTCAGCTCCCCCGAGGGCGAAGCCCTGCTCGAAGCCCCGGCCCGGGCCCTGGAGTCCTTCCTGAAGCGGACGGACGCCGCGGTACCGCCGGGCACCGAGCACCGTCACTTCGATCTCGATACGGAGCTCTCGCACATCCTCGCGGAGAGCTGA
- a CDS encoding DsbA family protein, translated as MTDPVPPVVLDVWCELQCPDCRTALTDVDALRARFGDSLAVQLRHFPMEKHKYALAAAQAYEEAYAQGRGPEYAAAVLARTGELERRGEALLVEVAAGLGLDAEEMDTALIDGRHLLVVDSDEAEGRAIGVKGTPAYLVGGELLDGSKDQSGLRERIAEIVEQRLSVNN; from the coding sequence ATGACCGACCCCGTTCCCCCCGTCGTCCTCGACGTCTGGTGCGAACTGCAGTGCCCTGACTGCCGCACCGCCCTGACCGACGTCGACGCGCTGCGCGCCCGCTTCGGCGACTCCCTCGCCGTGCAGCTGCGCCACTTCCCGATGGAGAAGCACAAGTACGCGCTGGCGGCGGCGCAGGCGTACGAAGAGGCGTACGCGCAGGGCCGGGGGCCGGAGTACGCGGCGGCGGTGCTGGCCAGGACCGGGGAGCTGGAACGGCGCGGTGAGGCGCTGCTGGTGGAGGTGGCGGCCGGACTGGGCCTCGACGCCGAGGAGATGGACACCGCGCTGATCGACGGGCGCCATCTGCTGGTGGTGGACTCCGACGAGGCCGAAGGGCGGGCGATCGGGGTGAAGGGCACGCCGGCGTATCTCGTCGGCGGTGAACTGCTGGACGGCTCCAAGGACCAGAGCGGCCTGCGCGAGCGGATCGCGGAGATCGTCGAACAGCGGTTGTCCGTGAACAACTGA